In the genome of Thermodesulfobacteriota bacterium, the window CATTTCAAATGTTTTTTCAATATGGGCTAGTTATCCGAATAAACCTAAGTTGTAATAATCAAATAAACCCTCTAAAATTTTTATAAAGGCTAGAGCCTCCACTTTGATGCTGCGTCGTGGATCATGGATCTTCCATCCTGAATCTTGCATCCTGTATCCTGCATCATGTATCGTGGATCATGCATCCCGCATCCTGTATCCTGCATCATGCATCAAAAGGTTAAGTCCCCTTTGAACTATTTTCGTTTTTGAAAAAAGTGTCGTGCTTTTTGATTTATATGGTCTATACTTATCCATGAATCTATACTGTGTAACGCATACATTGCCGGGTAACTTTATTTTTTATAGTGGTCTTCCTGATGAAACACTTGCAACATTTCACAGCGATTATAGAGCGTGAAGGAGATGGATACGTGGCACTTTGTCCCGAACTGGATATTGCAAGTGAAGGGGATACCGTCGAAGGCGCACGAAGTAATTTGGTTGAAGCAATCGAACTGTTCCTGGAAACTGCCGAACCGTCGGAGGTCCAAAATCGCTTGCGTTCAGAAGTATTTATTACACGTGTAGAGGTTTCTGTTGGGTAAATTACGCGTCCTATCAGGCCGCGCAGTTTGTAAGATTCTCTCGCAACATGAGTTTGTTGAAGTAAGAAGTCGGGGAAGTCATATCGTGATGCAAAAGAAAATCCCTGCTCGACTATAACAGTACCTATTCCGGATCACTCCGAACTGCGGATCGGTACTTTACAATCTATAATCCGCCAATCTCAACTTCCACGTTCATTGTTTGAGGAATAGTACAAAAAGGGTTGAATCCCCTTTGAATCTAAAAGGCTCTCAGAGTCTAAAATACTAAAATCTATTTGATCAGCCTTCCAAGAATTGCGTTAAGAAAATGAGAAGCGGAGACGTTAAGAAAAATTTGTGGCCTGAGACCAGATTAAATTTTTCAGTCGAACTGGCTGTATCCTGCATCATGCATCGTGCATCATGGATCATGTTCCGGCATCCTGCAT includes:
- a CDS encoding type II toxin-antitoxin system HicB family antitoxin; amino-acid sequence: MKHLQHFTAIIEREGDGYVALCPELDIASEGDTVEGARSNLVEAIELFLETAEPSEVQNRLRSEVFITRVEVSVG